The Ammospiza nelsoni isolate bAmmNel1 chromosome 10, bAmmNel1.pri, whole genome shotgun sequence genome includes a region encoding these proteins:
- the SUCNR1 gene encoding succinate receptor 1 codes for MAVNETSGHLPTNRVLEKYYLSTMYSLEFIIGALGNIIVVFGYVFCLKKWKSGNVYLFNLSISDLLFLCTLPNLVNSYSKDQWAESTLCHSNRFLLHANLYSSILFLMVISVDRYMLMKHPFRDHILQKRNTAVAVSVAVWIGVILELLPLLYFLEPVTAANNYKCLDYASSGDPVTSLVYSMFLTVFGFLIPLLTMGCFYLKMVCFLQNRSEQIRSALTLEKPLTLVILTVVTFSLLFTPYHVMRNVRIASRIPALNVSGGTQRVITTAYIITRPFAFLNSAINPIFYFLMGDHFREMLMAKTRQLLGRLTATGR; via the exons ATG GCTGTGAACGAGACCAGTGGCCATCTTCCGACAAACAGAGTACTGGAAAAGTATTATCTCTCCACCATGTACAGCCTTGAGTTCATTATAGGTGCCCTTGGAAACATCATCGTGGTGTTTGGCTATGTTTTCTGcctgaaaaaatggaaaagcgGCAACGTCTACCTGTTCAATTTATCCATATCAGATTTGCTATTTCTGTGCACTCTGCCAAATCTGGTGAACAGCTACTCCAAAGATCAGTGGGCAGAGAGCACCCTGTGCCACAGCAACAGATTCCTGCTGCACGCCAACCTGTACAGCAGCATCCTGTTCCTCATGGTCATCAGCGTTGACCGGTACATGCTGATGAAGCACCCCTTCAGGGACCACATCCTGCAGAAGAGGAACACGGCTGTGGCGGTGTCTGTTGCCGTGTGGATCGGGGtgatcctggagctgctgcccctgctgtaTTTCCTGGagcctgtcacagctgccaaTAACTACAAGTGCCTTGACTACGCCAGCTCTGGGGACCCCGTGACAAGCCTCGTCTACAGCATGTTCCTGACCGTCTTTGGCTTCCTCATTCCCCTCCTGACCATGGGCTGCTTCTACCTGAAGatggtttgttttctgcagaaCAGGAGCGAGCAGATCCGCTCCGCCCTGACCCTGGAGAAGCCCCTGACCCTGGTGATCCTCACCGTGGTGACCTTCTCCCTGCTCTTCACTCCCTACCACGTCATGCGCAACGTGCGCATCGCCTCCCGAATCCCGGCCCTCAACGTCTCTGGGGGCACGCAGAGAGTCATCACCACTGCTTACATCATCACCAGACCCTTTGCCTTCCTAAACAGTGCCATTAATCCCATCTTTTATTTCCTGATGGGTGACCACTTCAGAGAGATGCTGATGGCCAAAACAAGACAGCTCCTGGGCAGGCTGACAGCCACTGGGAGGTGA